One genomic segment of Chelonia mydas isolate rCheMyd1 chromosome 1, rCheMyd1.pri.v2, whole genome shotgun sequence includes these proteins:
- the LOC119565146 gene encoding olfactory receptor 52E2-like, with product MSDSNTTNFTNPSTFILLGIPGLEAAHIWISIPFCTMYTIAVLGNFTILFIVKTEQSLHGPMYYFLCMLAITDLVMSTSTLPKMLNIFWFNTREISFSACLTQMYVLLCFSAMESGILVAMAFDRYVAICHPLRHSSILTNSVVAKIGLAALLRSGIFALPYPLLARRWPYCRTNIIPHTYCEHIAVVNLACADIRISSYYGLFDLFSEIGMDVFFITVSYTQILRAIFRLPTKDAQLKTFGTCISHLCAILAFYMPGFFSSLTHRFGHNVPLHFLVLIANVELLVPPLLHPIIYGVRTKQIRGRLLWLFTPKGT from the coding sequence atgtcagattccaacacaaccaacttcaccaacccctccaccttcatcctgcttgGCATTCCTGGCTTGGAGGCAGCCCacatctggatctccatccccttctgcacaaTGTACACCATAGctgtcttggggaacttcaccatcctgttcattgtAAAGACGGAGCaaagcctccatgggcccatgtactatttcctctgcatgctggccatcACTGACCTGGTCATGTCCACATCCACACTGCCCAAAATGCTGAATATCTTCTGGTTCAATACCAGGGAGATcagtttcagtgcctgcctcacccagatgtacgtCCTTCTCTGCTTCTCAGCAATGGAGTCTGGAATCCtcgtggccatggcttttgatcgctatgtggccatctgccatcccctgagacattccagcATCCTGACAAACTCTGTTGTGGCCAAGATCGGACTGGCCGCGCTGCTCCGCAGTGGAATATTCGCATTACCCTACCCCCTCCTGGCGAGGCgttggccatattgcagaaccaacatcatccctCACACCTATTGTGAGCACATAGCTGTGGTGAACCTGGCCTGTGCTGACATCCGCATCAGTAGTTACTACGGCCTGTTTGATCTTTTCTCTGAGATTGGAATGGACGTGTTTTTCATCACTGTGTCCTATACTCAGATCCTCCGGGCCATCTtccgcctccccacaaaggatgctCAGCTCAAAACATTTGGAACCTGCATCTCTCACCTTTGTGCCATCTTAGCTTTCTACATGCCAGgtttcttctcctctctcacGCACCGGTTTGGCCATAATGTGCCACTGCACTTCCTTGTTCTCATTGCCAATGTGGAGCTCCTGGTGCCCCCCTTGCTCCaccccatcatctatggggtGAGGACCAAACAAATCCGGGGCAGGCTGCTCTGGCTCTTTACTCCTAAAGGGACCTAA